From the Methanobacterium sp. CWC-01 genome, the window TTCCGGTGAGATCACCATGAACACCACCAACCTCAGCACCAGCTACTTCAGTGGTAATCACTCCACCAACATCACCACCCGGGTAAACAACACCCGCAGCGTGACCAAACCAACCAGTAACGATAGTAACAACACGGACCGTGCCAGGGTGAACTATTACAAAAAAAGCCTGGGCATAACCTAAAAAAAGATTCAGAGGGTTTTTCAAAACCCACATATTTATTATTTATTCTTCGCAACGACTCGCTGCCTATTCCTCTTCCTGAAATTTGGTTAAAACTTCCAGAGTGGTGGCTTTAACAACCTTCACTGCCTCTAAAAAGGATTCTTTCTCGTCCTGACTCATTTTAATGGGAACTATCTTCTCCACACCCTCGATTCCCAGTTTAACCGGCACCCCCAGGCACACGTCGTGTACATCTTCAATCTCACCATCCAGGTAACTGGTGACGGTTAAGATCTTCTTCTCATCCTTCAAGATGACGTTGACGATGTTGGAAATGGCGAAGGCCGGGCCGTACTCGGTGGAGCCCTTCATGCTGATGACGTACTCCCCGGCACTTTTAACCTTCTCCACAATCTGGTTGATGTCGAAACTGTCGTAGTTGCGGAAGCGTTCCACCGGGATACCGCCGATGGTGGTGGAGGTCAGGAGGGGCACCATGTTATCCCCATGTTCCCCGATCACACGGGTGTGTATCTCGCTGACGTGTATGTCGAAATGTTTGGACATGAGGTTTTTAAGCCGCAGAGAGTCCAGGTGGTTCCCCAGGCCCATGACCTTATTCCTGGAAAATCCGGACTCTTTAAGGGCGATGTAGGTCATGACATCCACCGGATTGGTGACCACCAGTATAATGGAGTCAGGGGCGTATTTGGCAATCTGCCGGGCGTAATGGGCCACGATTTGAGCGTTGGTCCCGGCCAGGTCCTGGCGTGACATCCCATTCTGGCGGGGGACTCCAGCGGCCAGCACCACCACCCGGGAGTCATGCATGTCTTCCATATCACAGGAGGCCATGATATTCACCTGAATATCCTTGGCCGCCAGGGCGTCGTTCATATCCAGGGACTCCCCCTTGATCTTGTCCAGGCTATTCTCCCGGGAGATGAGAACCATCTCATCCACCAGGTCCTCCTCGGCCAGACAGAAGGCCGCTGCCTTACCCACCCGGCCAGACCCACCCATTACTGTGACTTTCAAATTTATCCCCGACTTAAGTAGTTCTGGGCTACTTTACGCACGTAGCCGCTTTTATCATCCAGGGCTGCTTCCAGGGCTGCTTCGGCCTCTTCTCCCCCTAACTGTCCCAGGGCCCAGGCCGCTCCCCCCCGCACAAAGCCACTGTCATCCTGCATGGCCTTGATCAGTGGCTGCAGGGCTGCCTGGTTTCTAATGTTTCCCAGGGCCCAAGCCGCTGCTCCTCTAATCCTCCAGTCATCATCCTCTAAAATCCTGATCAGGGGATCCACTGCTTGGTCACCCATCTTACTCAGGGCGGTGGAGGCCTCCCTCCTCACCCACTTGTTCTCATCACTGAGGGCATGGATCAAAGGTTCTATGGCGCTGTTATCACCAATCTCTCCCAGCACACGGGCGGCTCCTTTCCGTATGTTTTTATTGTCATCATCCAGGGCCTGAATAAGTTGATCCACCGCTGGTCCACCTATTTCTTCTAAAAGTGAAAGGGACTGTAACTGCACCAGTTCATCCTCGTCTTTCAAGGTCTGAATGAGTCTCTCTACATTCTTCTGCACTTCCATGATCATGCCTCCCCTTGGCTAAATTTAAACAAATATCCAGTTTAAAAAATAAATTCTGATCTTATAACTAGGCTGTTGGAACTTTTATTATGTATTTTCTGTAAAATATAGTTTGTGCGAGGAAAAAATTTAATCAAGGAGGAGTAAGTTTACCATGTATAGAATATGCGTGATACCCGGGGACGGCGTCGGGCCGGAGGTGATGGAGGCGGCCTTACTCGTTTTAGAGGCAATGGGCCCGGATATGGAATTTTTTTCGGCCATGGCCGGTAACGCCTGTTTCCAGAAACTGGGAACCACCATACCCTCCCAGACCATCGACCTGGCCCTGCAAAGTGACGCCACCCTATTCGGGGCGGTAACTACTGTGCCTGGCCAGAAGAGTGCCATCC encodes:
- a CDS encoding HEAT repeat domain-containing protein, which translates into the protein MEVQKNVERLIQTLKDEDELVQLQSLSLLEEIGGPAVDQLIQALDDDNKNIRKGAARVLGEIGDNSAIEPLIHALSDENKWVRREASTALSKMGDQAVDPLIRILEDDDWRIRGAAAWALGNIRNQAALQPLIKAMQDDSGFVRGGAAWALGQLGGEEAEAALEAALDDKSGYVRKVAQNYLSRG
- a CDS encoding malate dehydrogenase — its product is MKVTVMGGSGRVGKAAAFCLAEEDLVDEMVLISRENSLDKIKGESLDMNDALAAKDIQVNIMASCDMEDMHDSRVVVLAAGVPRQNGMSRQDLAGTNAQIVAHYARQIAKYAPDSIILVVTNPVDVMTYIALKESGFSRNKVMGLGNHLDSLRLKNLMSKHFDIHVSEIHTRVIGEHGDNMVPLLTSTTIGGIPVERFRNYDSFDINQIVEKVKSAGEYVISMKGSTEYGPAFAISNIVNVILKDEKKILTVTSYLDGEIEDVHDVCLGVPVKLGIEGVEKIVPIKMSQDEKESFLEAVKVVKATTLEVLTKFQEEE